A genomic region of uncultured Paludibaculum sp. contains the following coding sequences:
- a CDS encoding metalloregulator ArsR/SmtB family transcription factor, translated as MNNKEKSNPLRCSPVEPRPHADLQCLEGPDADDELAKLAKAIGHPARVRILRMLSRKEARVCSQIVDELPLAQSTVSEHLRILKESGLIRSSQDGTRIGYCINFETLRKMKALVAII; from the coding sequence ATGAACAACAAAGAGAAGTCCAATCCTCTCCGCTGTTCACCCGTCGAGCCGCGGCCCCACGCCGACCTTCAATGCCTTGAGGGACCGGACGCCGATGACGAACTGGCGAAACTGGCCAAGGCGATCGGTCACCCGGCGCGGGTTCGAATTCTTCGCATGCTGTCGCGGAAAGAGGCGCGCGTGTGCAGCCAGATTGTCGACGAGTTGCCCCTGGCGCAGTCAACGGTTTCCGAACACCTCAGGATTCTGAAGGAATCCGGCCTGATTCGGAGCAGCCAGGATGGCACCCGGATTGGCTATTGCATCAACTTCGAAACGCTGCGGAAGATGAAGGCCCTCGTGGCGATTATCTGA
- a CDS encoding ISNCY family transposase, producing MMKLQEVLLKAMAKKITWWSAAEIIGVSDRTMRRWRERLEEHGYSGLADRRKGRPSDKRVPLAMAEEVLRLYQETYYDLNMRHFHEKLREQHGIQLSYTWVQKALQGAGLVAKRGRRAKHRRRREPRPLPGMLLHIDGSKHQWFSDERWYDLIVILDDATKEIYYAQLVEEESTRTVMAGLRHVIESKGLFCALYSDRGSHFFVTPKAGGKVDKGRLTQVGRAMKELGVQMIAAYSPQARGRSERSFGTWQGRLPQELRLAGITTAERANEFLAERYIGEFNEKFTVEAKETGTAFRKTTRADLNWVFTVQTERVVDRDNTVAIGDQSWQLEKSRFRHSLAKSTVTIHEHLDGTVSIRFGPHVVGRYTAEGARLRDTRQSRKEDCGKGGPEEAEENREAVSHGSHRPLEIPPSRDSHFPTAPTTTRKVRPKTRKPPSASRKGSSGAVN from the coding sequence ATGATGAAGCTACAAGAAGTGCTGCTGAAGGCCATGGCGAAGAAGATCACATGGTGGAGCGCGGCGGAGATCATCGGAGTGAGCGACCGAACGATGCGACGCTGGCGGGAGAGGCTGGAAGAGCACGGCTATTCGGGCTTGGCCGACCGGCGGAAAGGCAGGCCGAGTGACAAGAGGGTGCCCTTGGCGATGGCGGAGGAGGTGTTGCGGCTGTACCAGGAAACCTACTATGACCTGAACATGCGGCACTTTCACGAGAAGCTGCGCGAGCAACACGGCATCCAGCTGAGCTACACGTGGGTGCAGAAGGCGCTGCAGGGTGCGGGCTTGGTGGCCAAGCGGGGTAGGCGGGCCAAGCATCGGCGGAGACGGGAGCCTCGACCGCTGCCGGGGATGCTGCTGCACATCGACGGGAGCAAGCACCAGTGGTTCAGCGATGAGCGATGGTATGACCTGATCGTGATCCTGGATGATGCGACGAAGGAGATCTACTACGCACAGTTGGTGGAGGAGGAATCGACGCGGACGGTGATGGCGGGCCTGCGGCATGTGATTGAGTCGAAGGGTCTGTTCTGTGCGTTGTACAGCGACCGGGGCAGCCACTTTTTCGTGACGCCGAAAGCGGGCGGGAAGGTTGATAAGGGCCGTCTGACGCAGGTTGGGCGAGCGATGAAGGAGTTGGGCGTGCAGATGATCGCGGCCTACTCGCCACAAGCGCGAGGCCGGTCAGAGCGGAGCTTCGGGACCTGGCAGGGCCGACTGCCACAGGAGTTGCGGCTGGCGGGGATCACCACCGCGGAAAGGGCCAATGAGTTCTTGGCCGAACGTTACATTGGCGAGTTCAACGAGAAGTTCACGGTTGAGGCGAAGGAGACAGGGACGGCGTTTCGGAAGACGACGCGCGCCGATCTGAACTGGGTGTTCACGGTGCAGACTGAGCGCGTGGTAGATCGGGATAACACGGTGGCGATCGGCGACCAGAGCTGGCAACTGGAGAAGAGCCGTTTCCGCCACTCCCTGGCGAAGAGCACAGTGACCATTCACGAGCACCTGGATGGAACGGTGTCGATCCGATTTGGACCGCATGTGGTAGGCCGCTACACAGCCGAGGGCGCACGATTGCGGGACACTCGACAATCACGAAAGGAAGACTGTGGAAAAGGCGGGCCCGAGGAAGCCGAGGAAAACCGCGAGGCGGTTTCCCACGGCTCCCACCGTCCCTTGGAAATCCCGCCGAGCCGGGATTCCCACTTTCCCACCGCCCCGACGACGACGAGAAAGGTACGTCCGAAGACCCGGAAGCCGCCTTCGGCGAGCAGAAAAGGATCATCGGGTGCGGTCAACTGA
- a CDS encoding RHS repeat-associated core domain-containing protein: MNGAAVASNLMTLAWNSGASQAPVVSPGAPRTLSLPNPAVLDGVVRDDGLPNNALTSAQSMVSGPAAMTFDNPNQAATTVSFTAAGTDELIDGSWATYWYGYDGEGHVRALTDAMGTVTDTYDYDAFGSVVGSTGTTPNAYRYRGEQWDADLGLYYLRARWYSPVTGRFLSRDPLDTGNRYAYAAADPVNGSDPSGLLTQWTIPAAGGEVLYAYTVKVIVYGSAAYSIYAVGHHTPAGRDFICILKSAVSAALAASELEQGYFGLAPDAYANGCRVRTCPRQSHLRLLLLPHYLAPSPNRSQLPHHSLRLPMAITRVIQEERASLSTGSGTPARTGKRSKTCLVVGLMRLT; this comes from the coding sequence GTGAACGGCGCGGCTGTCGCCTCCAATCTCATGACTCTTGCCTGGAACAGCGGAGCCAGTCAGGCACCGGTCGTGAGTCCCGGGGCGCCGCGGACGCTTTCGCTGCCGAATCCGGCCGTGTTGGACGGGGTTGTCCGCGACGACGGTCTGCCCAACAACGCCCTGACATCGGCGCAGAGCATGGTCAGCGGTCCGGCCGCCATGACCTTCGACAACCCGAATCAGGCCGCGACCACGGTCTCTTTCACCGCCGCCGGCACCGATGAGCTGATCGACGGGAGTTGGGCGACCTACTGGTACGGCTACGATGGCGAAGGTCATGTGCGGGCGCTGACAGATGCGATGGGTACCGTCACGGACACCTACGACTACGATGCGTTCGGGAGCGTGGTGGGCTCGACTGGTACGACTCCGAACGCGTATCGGTATCGCGGGGAACAGTGGGACGCCGATCTCGGTCTCTACTACCTGAGGGCACGCTGGTACAGCCCGGTGACAGGCCGGTTCCTGTCGCGGGATCCGCTAGATACAGGCAACAGGTACGCCTATGCGGCGGCAGATCCGGTGAATGGGAGCGATCCGAGTGGGCTGCTGACGCAATGGACGATCCCCGCGGCAGGTGGCGAGGTGTTGTATGCGTATACGGTGAAGGTGATCGTCTACGGCAGCGCCGCGTATAGCATCTACGCCGTTGGTCACCACACCCCGGCAGGGCGTGACTTCATCTGCATCCTAAAGTCGGCCGTGTCTGCGGCTCTCGCGGCGTCAGAGTTGGAGCAGGGTTACTTTGGGCTGGCACCTGACGCGTATGCAAATGGTTGCCGGGTGCGTACTTGTCCACGCCAATCTCACCTGCGCCTCCTTCTTCTCCCACACTATCTAGCCCCCAGCCCGAACCGGAGCCAACTCCCTCACCACAGCCTTCGGCTCCCAATGGCAATAACCCGTGTGATCCAGGAGGAGAGGGCAAGTCTGTCCACAGGCTCTGGAACCCCGGCGCGGACTGGGAAAAGGAGTAAGACGTGCCTGGTGGTAGGATTGATGCGGTTAACCTGA
- a CDS encoding RHS repeat-associated core domain-containing protein: MLNAATTGTGKIGVFDPTGLANGAYWVELRATNASGQTMTSLVLVNVAGEYKPGRVTATVTDLVVPAPGLAIRVDRTYDSLDRGRSMDFGYGWRLGLRLNMETSPTGHVTFTLNGRRRTFYFTPAANPIFQYWFVPQYTGEPGFYGKLATTGDNCSGVLRRDGNQWACGVDNEGQKYEPAGFVYTDPGGRAYTIGADGSLQSIKDLNGNTLTVTAAGISSTSGLAVPFVRDGQGRITKITDPLGHEYVYAYNAAGELAEVTYPSITTPAQYEYDTSHLLTKETDRRGNVAGTSTYYADGKLKSVTDALSNTTQYEYDPAANKTTVTNPDGGTVVTIADAYGSPLSITDPLGRVTTNTFDGNHNLLTTTNAIGKTTTYTYDAGGFRTSKKDPLGNTTSMVYNASGGPTSITDPLGHVTTGVYDAQSRPTQLSDSLGQLATVVYDSAGNITSLTNASGNTSLFTYDTQGNVLTQADALNRATTYTYDSFGNRLSAKDPRGNTTQYAYDVLNRLISTTNAAGGVVTQEHDENGNLTATVDALSHRTTYIYDAANRQTQATYPDSSTSQTTYDWRGNVLTQTDQAGRVAKYTYDLAGQVLNITAAFGTTDASTVSSTYDAAGRVLTRSDGRGNVTTSGYDDAGRLTSLQTPSGTTSFAYDASGRRTAVTDANNHTTQSDYDARGRLIKTSYADGSTTQSTYDGAGRQLTWTDQAGKITTRQYDAAGQLLTVTDAMNQATQYGYDAAGNLTTRTDANGHTTTDTFDVLNRFAGRTWPAGGTASSSSFDSAGNLLSSTDHNGKTTTYAYDLLSQLLQKTPDASLSEPAVSYTYTATGQRATMTDGSGTTTYSYDNLDRLISKATPQGTLTYTYDSNGDVTSLQSSNANGVSLGYTYDAQNRVATVVDRRQAAGLDTTVYTYDAAGNQATVTYGNGVQQTFAYDAVNRLTQAPLLKGATQFRSFSYGRAATGHILSVTENSGRSATYGFDNAWRLTSEAVASDPAGGNGLLNFGLDPANNRLSLASTLSGILAQSFSYNANDQINGETYDNNGNTLTSGGKTYGWDFENRLKSFNGGAVTMVYDGDGARVAKTTFAGTTRYLVDDLNPTGYAQVVEELQDGIVHRRYAYGPRRITETESVSGSWATHWYGYDGEGHVRTLTDATGTVTDTYDYDAFGNVVGSTGTTPNAYRYRGERWDGDLGLYYLRARWYNPVTGRFLSRDPLDTGNKYAYAAADPVNGSDPSGLLTQWTIPAVAGEALYATTVQVIVYGGAAYDAYYIGRYTTVGRDFICILKSATSAALAASELEQGYFGLVLDAYANGCQLSTPQQTKKPFCELETIPGYGEQYKCKDFVDNLKEPGDTILYYHNLPEMASDYICGADSPRVLEGFRNCRRMAVSSAGQHWALLRHTDGLVYDSYLTGPVSRGEWESLFIVEPSAYPGSTVTIGEADATGIGKIEANPIN, encoded by the coding sequence GTGCTGAATGCGGCGACGACGGGCACGGGCAAGATCGGGGTCTTCGACCCCACGGGCCTAGCCAACGGCGCGTATTGGGTGGAGCTCCGGGCCACCAACGCATCGGGCCAGACGATGACGAGTCTGGTACTGGTAAACGTAGCAGGCGAGTACAAGCCGGGCCGCGTGACGGCGACGGTGACGGATCTGGTGGTGCCGGCTCCGGGGCTGGCGATTCGCGTGGACCGGACCTATGACAGCCTGGACCGCGGCCGGTCGATGGACTTCGGCTACGGCTGGCGGCTGGGGCTGCGGCTAAACATGGAGACGTCGCCGACGGGCCATGTGACGTTCACGCTGAACGGCCGGCGGAGGACGTTCTATTTCACTCCGGCGGCCAATCCGATCTTCCAGTATTGGTTCGTGCCGCAATACACGGGAGAACCCGGCTTCTACGGCAAGCTGGCGACGACGGGGGACAACTGCAGCGGTGTCCTGCGACGCGACGGGAACCAGTGGGCGTGCGGGGTGGACAACGAAGGCCAGAAGTACGAGCCGGCTGGGTTTGTGTACACGGATCCCGGCGGACGCGCGTACACGATTGGGGCGGACGGGTCGTTGCAATCGATCAAGGATCTGAACGGCAACACGCTGACGGTGACGGCGGCGGGCATCAGTTCGACGAGTGGTCTGGCTGTGCCGTTCGTGCGGGATGGGCAGGGACGAATCACAAAGATCACGGATCCGCTCGGGCACGAGTATGTCTACGCCTACAATGCGGCGGGTGAGTTGGCGGAGGTGACGTATCCGAGTATCACCACGCCGGCGCAGTATGAATACGACACCAGCCATCTGTTGACCAAGGAGACGGACCGGCGTGGGAACGTGGCGGGGACCTCGACCTACTATGCCGACGGGAAGCTGAAGAGTGTCACCGACGCCCTCAGCAACACGACGCAATACGAGTACGACCCGGCTGCGAACAAGACCACGGTGACGAACCCGGATGGCGGCACGGTTGTGACGATCGCCGATGCCTACGGCTCGCCGCTCAGCATTACGGATCCGCTGGGCCGGGTGACCACCAACACGTTTGATGGCAACCACAACTTGCTGACGACGACAAACGCGATCGGCAAGACGACTACGTATACCTATGATGCCGGCGGGTTCCGCACGTCGAAGAAGGATCCGCTGGGCAACACAACGAGCATGGTGTACAACGCCTCCGGTGGGCCCACATCCATTACGGACCCATTGGGCCACGTGACCACCGGCGTCTACGATGCGCAGAGCCGGCCGACACAGCTTAGCGACAGCCTCGGCCAGCTTGCGACGGTTGTTTACGACTCAGCGGGCAACATTACCAGTCTGACCAACGCCAGCGGTAACACGAGCCTGTTCACTTACGACACGCAGGGCAACGTGTTGACGCAGGCGGATGCACTGAACCGGGCGACCACCTACACCTATGACTCGTTCGGCAACCGGCTATCCGCCAAGGACCCACGAGGCAACACTACGCAGTACGCCTACGACGTGCTCAATCGCCTGATCAGCACGACCAATGCCGCGGGTGGGGTTGTCACACAGGAACATGACGAGAACGGCAATCTCACAGCGACCGTCGATGCATTGTCGCACCGGACCACGTACATCTACGATGCGGCGAACCGGCAGACGCAAGCCACTTACCCGGACAGTTCGACGTCGCAAACCACCTATGACTGGCGCGGCAATGTACTGACTCAAACAGACCAGGCCGGCCGCGTTGCGAAGTATACCTACGACCTGGCTGGACAGGTCTTGAACATCACGGCGGCGTTTGGGACGACCGATGCTTCCACGGTCAGCAGCACTTACGATGCGGCGGGCCGGGTGTTGACGCGCTCGGATGGCCGCGGCAACGTCACCACGTCGGGCTACGACGACGCGGGCCGTCTCACCAGTCTGCAAACTCCGTCGGGCACAACAAGCTTCGCCTACGATGCGAGCGGACGGCGCACCGCGGTGACCGATGCCAACAATCACACCACGCAGTCCGACTACGATGCTCGGGGCCGGTTGATCAAGACGAGCTACGCGGACGGCTCGACCACGCAGTCAACCTACGACGGCGCGGGCCGGCAACTGACGTGGACCGACCAGGCGGGCAAGATCACCACGCGGCAGTATGATGCGGCCGGCCAACTCCTCACGGTGACCGACGCCATGAACCAGGCGACGCAGTACGGCTACGACGCGGCAGGCAATCTGACCACTCGTACCGACGCCAACGGGCACACGACCACCGATACGTTCGATGTGCTGAACCGCTTTGCCGGGCGGACCTGGCCCGCCGGCGGCACGGCATCCTCGAGCAGTTTTGACTCAGCGGGAAACCTGTTGTCGAGCACCGACCACAATGGCAAGACGACAACTTACGCGTATGACCTGCTGAGCCAGTTGCTGCAAAAGACGCCGGACGCGAGTTTGAGCGAGCCGGCCGTCAGCTACACCTACACAGCCACGGGACAGCGGGCCACGATGACGGACGGGTCGGGCACGACGACCTACAGCTACGACAACCTGGACCGGCTCATCAGCAAGGCAACGCCGCAGGGCACGCTGACCTACACCTACGACAGCAATGGCGACGTGACTTCGCTGCAATCGTCGAATGCGAACGGCGTGTCGCTGGGCTATACATACGACGCGCAGAACCGGGTCGCCACCGTGGTGGACCGGCGCCAGGCGGCGGGCCTCGATACAACCGTTTACACGTACGACGCCGCCGGCAATCAGGCAACGGTGACCTACGGCAACGGGGTTCAGCAGACGTTCGCTTACGATGCTGTGAATCGGCTGACGCAGGCTCCGCTGTTGAAGGGCGCTACGCAGTTCCGGAGCTTTAGCTACGGCCGTGCAGCGACGGGCCACATTCTGTCGGTCACGGAGAACTCGGGCCGCTCGGCGACTTATGGTTTCGATAATGCATGGCGGTTGACAAGCGAAGCGGTTGCATCCGACCCGGCTGGCGGCAATGGCTTGCTGAACTTTGGGCTGGATCCGGCGAACAACCGGTTGTCGCTGGCCTCGACGTTGAGCGGCATCCTGGCTCAGTCGTTCAGCTACAACGCGAACGACCAGATCAATGGTGAGACCTACGACAACAACGGCAACACGTTGACATCGGGCGGCAAAACCTATGGCTGGGACTTCGAGAATCGACTGAAGTCGTTCAACGGCGGCGCGGTGACGATGGTGTACGACGGTGACGGCGCCCGGGTGGCGAAGACCACATTCGCCGGCACGACCCGGTACTTGGTGGATGATCTCAACCCGACGGGCTACGCGCAGGTCGTGGAAGAACTCCAAGACGGCATCGTCCATCGGCGGTACGCCTATGGGCCGCGGAGGATCACCGAAACGGAGTCGGTCAGCGGGAGTTGGGCGACCCACTGGTACGGCTACGATGGCGAAGGTCATGTGCGGACGCTAACGGATGCGACGGGCACCGTCACCGACACCTACGACTACGATGCGTTCGGGAACGTAGTGGGCTCGACTGGAACCACGCCGAACGCGTACCGGTATCGCGGCGAGCGGTGGGATGGAGACCTTGGGCTCTACTACTTGAGGGCGCGCTGGTACAACCCGGTGACGGGCCGGTTCCTGTCGCGGGATCCACTGGATACGGGCAACAAGTATGCCTATGCGGCGGCCGATCCGGTGAATGGGAGCGATCCGAGCGGTCTGCTGACGCAATGGACGATCCCCGCAGTAGCCGGAGAGGCGCTATATGCCACTACCGTTCAGGTGATTGTCTATGGCGGTGCCGCGTACGACGCCTACTATATCGGGCGATACACGACCGTCGGCCGTGACTTCATCTGCATTCTAAAGTCGGCGACGTCCGCGGCGCTGGCAGCCTCGGAGCTTGAACAGGGTTACTTTGGGTTGGTACTGGACGCGTATGCGAATGGTTGCCAATTGTCCACTCCGCAGCAAACCAAGAAGCCCTTCTGCGAGCTTGAGACGATACCGGGGTATGGCGAACAGTATAAGTGCAAGGACTTCGTTGACAACCTAAAGGAACCGGGCGACACGATACTCTACTACCACAATCTTCCAGAAATGGCCTCCGATTACATTTGCGGCGCAGATAGCCCGAGGGTGCTTGAGGGATTCAGGAACTGCCGACGGATGGCCGTTTCCTCCGCCGGTCAACATTGGGCACTACTGAGGCACACCGATGGGCTTGTCTACGATTCCTATCTGACAGGGCCTGTTAGTCGAGGAGAGTGGGAAAGCCTGTTCATTGTAGAACCATCAGCATATCCTGGCAGCACGGTCACCATCGGTGAGGCAGACGCCACGGGAATTGGCAAAATAGAAGCAAATCCGATAAACTGA
- a CDS encoding RHS repeat-associated core domain-containing protein — protein MAKTTAGGTTRYLVDDLNPTGYAQVVEELEEGVVQRRYAYGLRRITETESVSGSWATHWYGYDGEGHVRALTDATGTVTDTYDYDAFGNVVGSTGTTPNAYRYRGEQWDADLGLYYLRARWYNPATGRFLSRDPPDTGNKYAYAAADPVNGSDPSGLLVRQWGITVAVGEALYATTVQVLVYGGAAYDAYFIGRYTTVGRDFICILKSATSAALAVSELEQGYFGRVLDAYANGCRVPAYPIPGSPT, from the coding sequence ATGGCGAAGACCACGGCGGGCGGCACGACCCGGTACCTGGTGGATGATCTCAACCCGACGGGATATGCGCAGGTGGTGGAAGAGTTGGAGGAGGGCGTCGTCCAGCGGCGCTACGCCTATGGGCTGCGGAGGATCACCGAAACGGAGTCGGTCAGCGGGAGTTGGGCGACCCACTGGTACGGCTACGATGGCGAAGGTCATGTGCGGGCGCTAACAGATGCGACGGGCACCGTCACGGACACCTACGACTACGATGCGTTCGGGAACGTAGTGGGCTCGACTGGAACCACGCCGAACGCGTACCGGTATCGCGGGGAACAGTGGGACGCCGATCTTGGCCTCTACTACTTGAGGGCTCGTTGGTACAACCCGGCGACCGGCCGGTTCCTGTCGCGGGATCCGCCGGACACGGGCAACAAGTACGCCTATGCGGCGGCCGATCCGGTGAATGGGAGCGATCCGAGCGGGTTGCTGGTCAGGCAATGGGGTATTACTGTAGCAGTCGGCGAGGCGTTGTATGCCACTACCGTTCAGGTGCTTGTCTATGGTGGTGCGGCGTACGACGCCTACTTCATCGGGCGGTACACGACCGTGGGGCGTGACTTCATCTGTATTCTGAAGTCGGCAACGTCTGCGGCCCTAGCGGTCTCGGAACTGGAGCAAGGTTACTTTGGGCGTGTACTCGATGCGTATGCGAATGGCTGTCGAGTGCCGGCATACCCCATCCCCGGATCGCCAACTTAG
- a CDS encoding SMI1/KNR4 family protein, whose protein sequence is MTRHEIEIFLSEVNRWILQRADLDYVRSELPANVLETNWLGAPPATEADILEVESRLGLLLPPSYKDFVRVSNGFLCISPILGPLLPTTEVTWFRERNQEIIDSWLEDNQDDLISDEEYLTYGEEQWRSRTRFGYLQHAIAITGPGDPVILLNPKVTFCDGEWEVWSFGTLHAGAKRFQSLGAALLAHVLEIALWK, encoded by the coding sequence ATGACGAGACACGAAATTGAAATATTCCTCAGCGAGGTGAACAGGTGGATCTTGCAGCGTGCCGATCTGGACTACGTTCGATCTGAGCTGCCGGCAAATGTATTGGAGACGAACTGGCTTGGGGCTCCGCCCGCCACGGAGGCGGACATCCTCGAAGTAGAGAGTCGCTTAGGCCTATTGTTGCCTCCAAGTTATAAAGACTTCGTCAGGGTAAGCAACGGTTTTCTCTGCATTTCACCAATTCTTGGGCCATTATTGCCCACGACAGAAGTGACATGGTTTCGCGAGAGGAATCAAGAGATCATTGACTCGTGGCTAGAAGATAATCAGGATGATTTAATATCCGATGAGGAGTATCTGACCTACGGGGAGGAGCAGTGGAGAAGTCGGACGAGATTCGGCTATCTGCAACACGCCATCGCCATAACCGGGCCAGGGGACCCGGTCATTCTTCTGAATCCAAAAGTCACTTTTTGTGACGGAGAATGGGAGGTGTGGAGCTTTGGTACGCTTCATGCTGGTGCCAAGCGATTCCAGTCTCTTGGCGCCGCGCTTCTGGCTCACGTCTTGGAGATAGCGCTCTGGAAGTGA
- a CDS encoding RHS repeat-associated core domain-containing protein, translating into MVEEISGGAVQRRYAYGPRRISETQLLDGTWTSHWYGYDGEGHVRSLTEATGAVTDTHDYDAFGNVVGSAGTTPNAYRYRGEQWDADLGLYYLRARWYNPATGRFLSRDPPDTGNKYAYAAADPVNGSDPTGMFAEYGILSKNSDAAAATAPFEATVVETAEGTGTVTKAGADVLCILRAAGSLLESAIVFAMSVETGAMPVTVHDGACLYLTVAFPMPVNPFGPDQDPGRRHEDRPQSRRPNDDEDSRRYNGHVYEVGIYEELKKVERDESWLGAPMADENEFDLAKRAKLLHRLGIATLPAIWLRPYTQSGVAPTASKIGGLIAWPDKVPWPVCNGTDASLSDGDVQNDFFVPLAQFRRDEYSEIRFPGDSSILQILWCPRLHEDSNPAHGLLGPKIQIFWHRLEDLRPHVNPTPRCANPYLLPNECGLRPLQLDDALPWWLLNTQQQADIEAYQQTLWRTPDTGGRYRDLYLSNLGTIPGTKLLGCSNEQDEFVNRTCACGRLMGHLLSVGSTEVDPSNGEWYRRYGPELKSEHTHRAVTPIGLDLLDGSVQIFYCETCPHRPIATQWING; encoded by the coding sequence GTGGTGGAAGAGATCTCCGGCGGCGCGGTTCAGAGGCGGTACGCGTATGGGCCGCGGAGGATCAGCGAGACGCAGTTGCTCGATGGTACCTGGACGTCCCATTGGTACGGCTATGACGGCGAAGGACACGTGCGGAGTCTGACGGAGGCGACGGGCGCCGTCACGGACACCCACGACTACGATGCGTTCGGGAACGTGGTGGGCTCGGCGGGAACCACGCCGAACGCGTATCGGTATCGCGGGGAACAGTGGGACGCCGATCTTGGCCTCTACTACTTGAGGGCTCGTTGGTACAACCCGGCGACCGGCCGGTTCCTGTCGCGGGATCCGCCGGACACGGGCAACAAGTACGCCTACGCGGCGGCGGATCCGGTGAATGGGAGCGATCCCACGGGGATGTTTGCCGAGTATGGAATCTTGAGCAAGAACTCTGACGCGGCCGCGGCAACCGCACCTTTCGAAGCGACAGTTGTCGAGACGGCAGAAGGAACGGGAACGGTCACAAAAGCCGGCGCAGATGTCTTGTGCATCCTAAGGGCAGCCGGATCGCTGCTAGAGTCGGCCATTGTCTTTGCGATGTCGGTCGAGACAGGAGCAATGCCGGTCACTGTTCACGATGGCGCATGCCTGTACTTGACTGTGGCCTTCCCAATGCCCGTGAATCCATTTGGTCCGGATCAAGATCCAGGTCGGCGCCATGAAGATCGACCGCAGTCACGACGACCTAACGACGATGAGGACAGCCGACGCTATAACGGGCATGTGTATGAAGTGGGAATCTATGAAGAGCTCAAGAAGGTGGAGCGCGATGAATCCTGGTTAGGAGCACCTATGGCAGATGAAAATGAGTTTGACTTGGCGAAGAGAGCGAAGCTCTTGCATCGGCTCGGGATCGCAACGTTGCCGGCGATCTGGCTGCGTCCATACACGCAATCCGGTGTGGCGCCGACGGCGAGCAAAATCGGCGGGTTGATTGCGTGGCCGGATAAGGTTCCTTGGCCTGTGTGCAACGGTACCGACGCGTCGCTGAGCGATGGAGACGTTCAGAACGACTTCTTCGTTCCTCTTGCTCAGTTTCGCAGAGATGAGTACTCCGAGATTCGGTTCCCAGGTGATTCAAGCATTCTCCAAATACTCTGGTGTCCACGTCTTCATGAAGACTCCAACCCAGCCCACGGACTGCTTGGCCCCAAAATACAGATCTTCTGGCACAGGCTCGAGGACCTTCGACCTCACGTTAACCCAACTCCTCGGTGCGCTAATCCCTACTTATTGCCAAATGAGTGCGGGCTACGGCCTCTTCAACTGGACGATGCGCTTCCGTGGTGGTTGTTGAACACTCAGCAGCAGGCCGATATTGAGGCGTATCAACAGACATTGTGGCGTACCCCGGATACTGGAGGTCGGTACAGGGATCTGTATTTGTCCAATCTTGGGACGATTCCAGGCACGAAGCTCCTTGGCTGTTCCAATGAACAGGATGAGTTTGTGAACCGAACCTGTGCTTGCGGTCGCCTGATGGGACATCTTCTCAGTGTCGGATCGACAGAAGTTGATCCCAGCAATGGGGAATGGTATCGGAGATATGGTCCAGAATTGAAAAGCGAACACACACACCGTGCGGTT